Proteins found in one Actinokineospora alba genomic segment:
- a CDS encoding LysR family transcriptional regulator, whose amino-acid sequence MIDPRRLRVLRALADHGTVTAAGQALHLTPSAVSQQLAALESEVGQDLLHRKGRRVWLTAAGELLVEHATAVIAELDRAEARLAAYAAGETGRVRVAAFASAITQVVAPAIVALRASAPGVSVVVHDAERSLPMLLDGEIDIAVTVEYWASAGDDDQRVVRTPLYAEPFDAVLPPGHRLTDQAEVNLSDLATDDWVAPLPGNPCRDVLVVACEGVGFTPRITHTSDDFHAEAALVAAGGGVALIPRTALAGVEPARVRPIAVDPPTRRVFAAVRRGRENHPLIVAVQSALRKAVTHSC is encoded by the coding sequence GCACCTGACACCGTCGGCGGTCTCGCAGCAGCTCGCCGCGCTGGAGTCCGAGGTCGGGCAGGACCTGCTGCACCGCAAGGGGCGGCGGGTCTGGCTGACCGCCGCCGGTGAGTTGCTCGTCGAGCACGCCACCGCGGTGATCGCCGAGTTGGACCGGGCCGAGGCGCGGCTGGCCGCCTACGCCGCCGGGGAGACCGGACGGGTCCGGGTGGCCGCGTTCGCCTCGGCGATCACCCAGGTCGTCGCCCCGGCGATCGTCGCGCTGCGGGCGTCGGCGCCGGGGGTGAGCGTGGTCGTGCACGACGCCGAGCGCAGCCTGCCGATGCTGCTCGACGGTGAGATCGACATCGCGGTCACCGTGGAGTACTGGGCAAGTGCGGGAGACGACGACCAGAGGGTTGTGCGCACACCGCTCTACGCGGAACCGTTCGACGCGGTCCTGCCGCCCGGCCACCGGCTGACCGACCAGGCGGAGGTCAACCTGTCCGACCTCGCCACCGACGACTGGGTCGCGCCGCTGCCGGGCAACCCGTGCCGTGACGTGCTGGTGGTCGCGTGCGAGGGGGTCGGCTTCACCCCGCGGATCACCCACACTTCCGACGACTTCCACGCCGAGGCCGCGCTGGTCGCCGCGGGCGGCGGGGTCGCGCTGATCCCGCGCACCGCCTTGGCGGGGGTGGAACCCGCCCGGGTCCGGCCGATCGCGGTCGACCCGCCGACGCGCCGGGTGTTCGCCGCGGTGCGCCGCGGCCGGGAGAACCACCCGCTGATCGTGGCCGTCCAGTCGGCGTTGCGAAAAGCGGTTACTCACTCGTGTTAA
- a CDS encoding TetR/AcrR family transcriptional regulator, whose amino-acid sequence MQVTVTEAARRKQIVDAAIEVIADLGYAKTSFARIVERAGLSSTRLISYHFADKNDLMMAVLITSVGTLDELLDARLEGRTGRAEMLRAYIEVRVELLRTHAKHLRAITEVADNHRAEDGSAMFAPLLTDFRVGRMERQLRQGQREGVFAEFDPAVMANTISSAIEGAARSGLPLDGYGRELADLFDRATRSAQ is encoded by the coding sequence ATGCAGGTAACAGTTACTGAAGCCGCCCGTCGCAAGCAGATCGTCGACGCCGCGATCGAGGTCATCGCCGACCTCGGCTACGCGAAGACTTCCTTCGCGCGAATCGTGGAGCGGGCCGGGCTGAGCAGCACGCGGCTGATCTCGTATCACTTCGCCGATAAGAACGACCTGATGATGGCCGTCCTGATCACCTCCGTCGGCACCCTGGACGAGCTGCTCGACGCGCGACTGGAAGGTCGCACGGGCCGCGCGGAGATGCTGCGGGCCTACATCGAGGTCCGGGTCGAGCTGCTGCGCACCCACGCCAAGCACCTGCGCGCGATCACCGAGGTCGCCGACAACCACCGCGCCGAGGACGGCTCGGCGATGTTCGCGCCGCTGCTGACCGACTTCCGCGTCGGCCGGATGGAACGCCAACTGCGCCAAGGACAGCGGGAAGGCGTGTTCGCCGAGTTCGACCCCGCGGTCATGGCGAACACCATCTCGTCGGCCATCGAGGGCGCGGCCCGCTCCGGGCTGCCCCTGGATGGCTACGGCCGCGAACTGGCCGACCTGTTCGATCGCGCGACCAGGTCAGCTCAGTAG
- a CDS encoding MerR family transcriptional regulator — protein MSEKRWGVGELAGATGLTVRTLHHYDEIGLVSPSERTHAGHRRYTEADIRRLYRVRALRSIGLGLDTIAATLAEGDREALRAVLVDQLAHLDSQARRMNDLRAQVQHLLERMNTVADPGEVLTILETMQMIESYYTPEQLDYLAKRREELGENAIKEVEQAWPQVISAMQEHLAAGTPVDDPDVQALTARWFGLVEAFTGGDDGVRESLGKMWDEQGDKLNQQFDTGLSPELMAYVGRANEVRTRS, from the coding sequence ATGAGCGAGAAGCGCTGGGGAGTCGGGGAACTGGCCGGGGCGACCGGCCTGACGGTGCGGACGCTGCACCACTACGACGAGATCGGCCTGGTGTCGCCGAGCGAGCGCACGCACGCCGGGCACCGCCGCTACACCGAGGCCGACATCCGCAGGCTGTACCGGGTGCGGGCGCTGCGGTCGATCGGGCTGGGCCTGGACACCATCGCGGCGACCCTGGCCGAAGGGGACCGGGAGGCGTTGCGGGCGGTGCTCGTCGACCAGCTCGCGCACCTCGATTCCCAGGCCCGCCGGATGAACGACCTGCGGGCGCAGGTCCAGCACTTGCTCGAGCGGATGAACACCGTCGCCGATCCCGGCGAGGTGCTGACGATTCTGGAGACGATGCAGATGATCGAGAGCTATTACACCCCTGAGCAGCTCGACTACCTGGCCAAGCGCCGGGAGGAGCTGGGGGAGAACGCCATCAAGGAGGTCGAGCAGGCCTGGCCACAGGTCATCTCGGCGATGCAGGAGCACCTGGCCGCGGGCACCCCGGTGGACGACCCGGACGTGCAGGCCCTGACCGCGCGCTGGTTCGGCCTGGTCGAGGCCTTCACCGGCGGCGACGACGGCGTCCGCGAGTCGCTGGGGAAGATGTGGGACGAGCAGGGGGACAAGCTCAACCAGCAGTTCGACACGGGCCTCTCGCCGGAGCTGATGGCCTACGTCGGCCGCGCGAACGAGGTACGGACCCGCTCCTGA
- a CDS encoding ribokinase has product MDVVVVGSANADLVVSVARRPSAGETVLGSDTRVLPGGKGANTAVAAARNGAAVSLVGAVGDDPYGEFLLKSLGSAGVDTTRVRKVTTPTGLAFITVTPDGENSIIVSPGANSALTEADVDLGDARVLVASLEVPITVVEHAVALAARSGVRAVVNLSPVAELSPDTLAVLDPLIVNEHEARALPGFDCSRSVVVTLGARGADVVTPEGTRRIPAPQVDAVDTTGAGDAFTGALAAHLARGADLVAATEHAIAYAARSVTHQGAQPPRVAPPGK; this is encoded by the coding sequence GTGGATGTCGTGGTGGTGGGTTCGGCCAACGCCGACCTGGTGGTGTCCGTGGCCCGCAGGCCGTCCGCGGGTGAGACGGTGTTGGGCTCCGACACCCGTGTCCTGCCTGGTGGCAAGGGTGCGAACACCGCTGTCGCGGCGGCGCGCAACGGTGCCGCGGTGTCGCTGGTCGGGGCCGTCGGCGACGACCCCTATGGTGAATTCCTCCTGAAATCACTTGGTTCGGCGGGCGTCGACACGACCCGGGTCCGCAAAGTCACAACGCCCACCGGGCTCGCGTTCATCACGGTCACCCCGGACGGCGAGAACTCGATCATCGTCTCGCCGGGCGCCAATTCCGCGCTCACCGAGGCCGATGTCGACCTGGGCGACGCCCGGGTCCTGGTGGCCTCGCTGGAAGTGCCGATCACCGTGGTGGAGCACGCGGTCGCGCTCGCGGCCCGCTCCGGGGTGCGGGCTGTGGTGAACCTGTCGCCGGTGGCGGAGCTGTCCCCGGACACCCTCGCCGTGCTCGACCCGCTGATCGTCAACGAACACGAAGCCCGCGCGCTGCCCGGTTTCGACTGCTCCCGCTCAGTCGTCGTCACCCTCGGCGCGCGGGGAGCCGACGTGGTCACCCCGGAGGGCACCCGCCGGATCCCCGCGCCCCAGGTCGACGCCGTGGACACGACCGGCGCGGGCGACGCCTTCACCGGGGCCCTCGCCGCCCACCTCGCCCGCGGCGCCGACCTGGTGGCCGCGACCGAACACGCCATCGCCTACGCCGCGCGGTCGGTCACCCATCAAGGTGCCCAACCCCCGCGAGTCGCCCCTCCAGGCAAGTGA
- a CDS encoding MMPL family transporter codes for MLASWGSFTHRRRWVVLVVTLLVTIGAGGWGLGVFDKLTQGGYEDPASESMRVKEIVTETFGQRPPDVVVVYTAPDEKTVDDPALAAQVTTALRGLPRDKVVAVSDYWSTGLPALASAEKTMAMATITLAGTDKDDRRIAYQSVRDLLPVPGVRTQLGGTVPTEQAMNERSADDLTVAEAVSLPVTLVLLVMIFGSVLAASMPVLVGCLSIFGSLGVLRALSYGFEVNSFALNVAILLGLGMAIDYGLFMVGRFREELGAGATIADAVSRTVATAGRTVAFSATLLVIALSGLVVFPMDYLRSMAYGGMSAVAIAAIISLTLLPALLAVAGHRLRTPLGGRHRRIEREFLARVADAVMRRPVLFALPITAVLVALALPLGGLTFGGADEKQLPPDDPSRVTVETIAANFPAASTNQATLVVRAANPGSVALLVEDLKRVPGVLDAVPTGAKDDIALLTVPLAGEANTDAAASIIRALREVPTDADVLVGGYPAEVADTIEAISDRIPWMIAILVAATLVLMFLAFGSVLLPVKAVLMSALSLSATFGILVFVFQDGHGAGLFGVTPQPVQAGLMVLIVAMVFGLSTDYETFLLSRMVEARHTGLSTHAAVHAGLLRTGRMITAAALLLVVVTGAFGLSALASMRFLGVGMIIALVLDATVVRMLLVPAVMRLLGDAAWWAPDSLRRLQEKAGLSEVEPDAPTLVMDRAW; via the coding sequence TTGCTCGCATCGTGGGGTTCGTTCACGCACCGCAGACGGTGGGTGGTCCTGGTCGTCACCCTGCTGGTGACGATCGGCGCGGGCGGCTGGGGCCTCGGCGTCTTCGACAAGCTGACCCAGGGCGGCTACGAGGATCCGGCCAGTGAGTCCATGCGGGTCAAGGAGATCGTCACCGAGACCTTCGGGCAGCGCCCGCCTGACGTCGTGGTCGTCTACACCGCCCCGGACGAAAAGACCGTCGATGACCCCGCCCTCGCCGCCCAGGTCACCACCGCTTTGCGCGGCCTGCCCAGGGACAAGGTCGTGGCTGTCTCCGACTACTGGAGCACCGGTCTGCCCGCCCTCGCGAGCGCCGAGAAGACCATGGCGATGGCGACGATCACCCTTGCGGGCACCGACAAGGACGACCGTCGTATCGCGTACCAGTCTGTTCGGGACCTGCTGCCGGTTCCGGGCGTGCGCACCCAACTCGGCGGCACGGTGCCGACCGAGCAGGCGATGAACGAGCGGTCCGCGGACGACCTGACCGTCGCCGAGGCGGTGTCACTGCCGGTGACGCTGGTTCTCCTGGTGATGATCTTCGGCAGCGTGCTCGCCGCGTCCATGCCGGTGCTGGTCGGCTGCCTGTCGATCTTCGGGTCGCTGGGCGTGCTGCGGGCGCTGAGCTACGGGTTCGAGGTCAACTCGTTCGCGCTGAACGTGGCGATCCTGCTCGGCCTGGGCATGGCGATCGACTACGGGCTGTTCATGGTCGGCCGGTTCCGCGAAGAGCTGGGCGCGGGCGCCACGATCGCCGACGCGGTGAGCCGGACCGTCGCCACCGCGGGCCGCACTGTCGCGTTCTCGGCGACCCTGCTGGTCATCGCCCTCTCGGGGCTGGTCGTGTTCCCGATGGACTACTTGCGCTCGATGGCCTACGGCGGCATGTCGGCGGTGGCGATCGCGGCGATCATCTCGCTGACCCTGCTGCCCGCGCTGCTCGCCGTCGCCGGGCACCGCCTGCGCACCCCGCTCGGCGGCAGGCACCGCCGGATCGAGCGTGAGTTCCTCGCCCGGGTCGCCGACGCCGTCATGCGCCGCCCGGTGCTGTTCGCCCTGCCGATCACCGCGGTCCTGGTCGCGCTCGCCCTGCCGCTGGGCGGCCTGACTTTCGGCGGGGCGGACGAGAAGCAACTCCCGCCGGACGACCCGAGCCGGGTCACCGTGGAGACCATCGCGGCGAACTTCCCAGCGGCGAGCACCAACCAGGCCACGCTCGTCGTGCGCGCCGCCAACCCGGGGTCCGTCGCGCTGCTGGTGGAGGACTTGAAGCGCGTGCCCGGGGTGCTCGACGCCGTGCCGACCGGCGCCAAGGACGACATCGCGCTGCTCACCGTGCCGCTGGCGGGTGAAGCGAACACCGACGCGGCGGCCTCGATCATCCGAGCGCTACGAGAGGTGCCCACCGACGCCGACGTGCTGGTCGGCGGCTATCCGGCCGAGGTCGCCGACACCATCGAGGCGATCTCCGACCGGATCCCGTGGATGATCGCCATCCTCGTCGCGGCCACCCTGGTCCTGATGTTCCTCGCGTTCGGCTCGGTGCTGCTGCCGGTCAAGGCGGTGCTGATGAGCGCGCTGAGCCTGTCGGCGACGTTCGGGATCCTGGTGTTCGTCTTCCAGGACGGCCACGGCGCCGGGCTGTTCGGGGTGACCCCGCAGCCGGTGCAGGCGGGTCTGATGGTGTTGATCGTCGCGATGGTGTTCGGCCTGTCGACCGACTACGAGACGTTCCTGCTCTCGCGCATGGTCGAAGCCAGGCACACCGGGCTCTCGACCCACGCCGCCGTGCACGCGGGCCTGCTGCGCACCGGCCGCATGATCACCGCGGCCGCCCTGCTGCTGGTGGTCGTGACCGGCGCGTTCGGCCTGTCCGCGCTGGCCAGCATGCGGTTCCTTGGCGTCGGCATGATCATCGCCCTGGTGCTCGACGCGACCGTCGTGCGGATGCTCCTGGTGCCCGCTGTGATGCGGTTGCTCGGCGACGCGGCCTGGTGGGCCCCCGACTCGCTGCGCAGGCTGCAGGAGAAGGCCGGGCTGTCCGAGGTCGAGCCGGACGCGCCGACGCTGGTGATGGATCGGGCCTGGTAG
- a CDS encoding TetR/AcrR family transcriptional regulator: MTQGTRRDRARAETDREIRGQARALLISDGPQAVTLRAIARELGITAPALYRYYASREDLIEHLRADVCADLGNDLDRDLADVAESDHLAQVLAVCRGFRRWALAHPQEFTLVFATPPHDPRKDPVRDSFGRIFLGVAGRILAVGELITPPEQDIPAALVADLTAFRSDLLDSMAATGVSIADSRLGIATAYVMLRFWVRLYGQVALEVFGQFPFPVTDAEPIFESMLADLVREVGLSE, encoded by the coding sequence ATGACGCAGGGGACTCGTCGCGACCGGGCCCGCGCGGAAACGGATCGCGAAATCCGCGGACAGGCCCGTGCGCTGCTGATCAGCGACGGTCCACAGGCGGTGACACTGCGCGCGATCGCACGGGAACTCGGGATCACCGCGCCCGCGCTCTACCGGTACTACGCCTCGCGCGAAGACCTGATCGAACACCTCCGCGCCGACGTCTGCGCGGACCTGGGCAACGACTTGGACAGAGACCTGGCCGACGTCGCCGAGTCAGATCACCTCGCCCAGGTGCTCGCGGTGTGCCGCGGCTTCCGGCGGTGGGCGCTGGCGCACCCGCAGGAGTTCACCCTCGTGTTCGCCACCCCGCCGCACGACCCGAGGAAGGACCCGGTCCGGGACTCGTTCGGCCGGATCTTCCTCGGCGTCGCGGGCCGCATCCTCGCGGTCGGGGAACTGATCACCCCGCCGGAACAGGACATCCCGGCGGCGCTGGTCGCGGACCTGACGGCGTTCCGCTCCGACCTGCTCGACAGCATGGCCGCCACCGGAGTGTCCATTGCGGACAGTCGGCTCGGGATCGCCACGGCGTACGTGATGCTGCGGTTCTGGGTGCGGCTCTACGGTCAGGTCGCGCTGGAGGTGTTCGGGCAGTTCCCGTTCCCGGTGACCGACGCCGAACCCATCTTCGAGTCGATGCTCGCCGATCTGGTTCGCGAGGTGGGGCTGTCCGAGTGA
- the leuS gene encoding leucine--tRNA ligase — protein sequence MSPDPQTPSAADAVPSHRYTAELAGRIEKRWQDHWEERGTYHAPNPVGPLAGPVPADKLFVQDMFPYPSGAGLHVGHPLGFIGTDVFARYHRMNGRNVLHTMGFDAFGLPAEQYAVQTGQHPRKTTEDNIQTYLRQIRRLGLGHDERRRISTIDPNYYRWTQWIFLQIFNSWYDADAGKARPIAELEAEFAQGKRNTPDGRGWCELTRAEQYAVLNEYRLVYLSDAPVNWVPGLGTVVANEEVTADGRSERGNFPVFRKNLRQWMMRITAYSDRLIDDLDRLDWPEKVKAMQRNWIGRSNGARVSFPVGEHLIEVFTTRPDTLFGATYMVLAPEHPLVDVITTAEHIDAVAEYRRVAVNKSDLDRQESKEKTGVFTGAHAVNPVNGKEIPVYVADYVLMGYGTGAIMAVPGQDQRDWDFATKFDLPIIRTVQPTEGFDGEAFTGDGPAINSGFLDGMEIDEAKSTIIAWLEEHGHGRGTIQYKLRDWLFSRQRYWGEPFPIVYDEDGQPIALPESMLPIELPEVEDYSPKTFDPMDADTEPSPPLSRANEWVEVELDLGEGKKKYRRDTNTMPNWAGSCWYQLRYVDPTDTERFCEPENEQYWLGPQSDGDPGGVDLYIGGVEHAVLHLLYSRFWQKVLFDLGHVSADEPYRRLFNQGMIQAYAYVDERGVYVDASQVVERGGKYFFGDQEVKQEYGKMGKSLRNVVTPDEMCETYGADTFRMYEMSMGPMDVSRPWATKDVVGAQRFLQRLWRNIVDEETGEVRVTDAEPDETTLRALHKAIAGVHEDYSNLRYNTAGAKLIELNNHITKNFTEGCPRVVAEAMVQMLAPMCPHVAEELWSKLGAAESLAHGPFPTADERYLVEDTVEYPIQVNGKVRGRITVAADASQDDVKAAALAEEKVAALVAGGTPRKVIVVPGRLVNIVL from the coding sequence ATGAGCCCCGATCCTCAGACACCCAGCGCCGCCGATGCCGTGCCGAGCCACCGGTACACGGCCGAGCTGGCCGGTCGGATCGAGAAGCGCTGGCAGGACCACTGGGAGGAACGCGGGACGTACCACGCGCCCAACCCCGTCGGGCCGCTGGCGGGTCCGGTTCCCGCCGACAAGCTGTTCGTCCAGGACATGTTCCCGTACCCCTCGGGCGCGGGCCTGCACGTCGGCCACCCGCTGGGCTTCATCGGCACCGACGTCTTCGCCCGGTACCACCGGATGAACGGCCGCAACGTCCTGCACACCATGGGCTTCGACGCCTTCGGCCTGCCCGCCGAGCAGTACGCCGTGCAGACCGGCCAGCACCCGCGCAAGACCACCGAGGACAACATCCAGACCTACCTGCGGCAGATCCGCCGCCTGGGCCTGGGCCACGACGAGCGGCGCCGGATCTCCACGATCGACCCCAACTACTACCGCTGGACGCAGTGGATCTTCCTGCAGATCTTCAACTCCTGGTACGACGCCGACGCGGGCAAGGCGCGCCCGATCGCGGAGCTGGAAGCCGAGTTCGCCCAGGGCAAGCGGAACACCCCGGACGGGCGCGGCTGGTGTGAGCTGACCCGGGCCGAGCAGTACGCCGTGCTGAACGAGTACCGCCTGGTCTACCTGTCCGACGCCCCGGTCAACTGGGTGCCGGGCCTGGGCACGGTCGTGGCCAACGAAGAGGTCACCGCGGACGGCCGCAGCGAGCGCGGCAACTTCCCCGTGTTCCGCAAGAACCTGCGCCAGTGGATGATGCGGATCACCGCGTACTCCGACCGCCTGATCGACGACCTGGACCGCCTGGACTGGCCGGAGAAGGTCAAGGCGATGCAGCGCAACTGGATCGGCCGGTCCAACGGCGCCCGGGTGAGCTTCCCGGTCGGCGAGCACCTGATCGAGGTATTCACCACCCGCCCGGACACGCTGTTCGGCGCGACCTACATGGTCCTGGCGCCGGAGCACCCGCTGGTCGACGTGATCACCACCGCCGAGCACATCGACGCCGTCGCCGAGTACCGCAGGGTCGCGGTGAACAAGTCCGACCTGGACCGCCAGGAGAGCAAGGAGAAGACCGGCGTCTTCACCGGCGCGCACGCGGTGAACCCGGTCAACGGCAAGGAAATCCCGGTCTACGTCGCCGACTACGTGCTGATGGGCTACGGCACCGGCGCGATCATGGCCGTGCCCGGCCAGGACCAGCGCGACTGGGACTTCGCCACCAAGTTCGACCTGCCGATCATCCGGACCGTCCAGCCCACCGAGGGTTTCGACGGCGAGGCGTTCACCGGCGACGGCCCGGCGATCAACAGCGGGTTCCTGGACGGCATGGAGATCGACGAGGCCAAGTCGACGATCATCGCCTGGCTGGAGGAGCACGGCCACGGCCGCGGCACCATCCAGTACAAGCTGCGCGACTGGCTGTTCTCGCGGCAGCGCTACTGGGGCGAGCCGTTCCCGATCGTCTACGACGAGGACGGCCAGCCGATCGCGCTGCCCGAGTCGATGCTGCCGATCGAGCTGCCCGAGGTCGAGGACTACTCGCCGAAGACGTTCGACCCGATGGACGCCGACACCGAGCCGTCGCCGCCGCTGTCGCGGGCGAACGAGTGGGTCGAGGTCGAGCTGGACCTGGGCGAGGGAAAGAAGAAGTACCGCCGCGACACCAACACAATGCCCAACTGGGCGGGTTCGTGCTGGTACCAGCTGCGCTACGTCGACCCGACCGACACCGAGCGGTTCTGCGAGCCCGAGAACGAGCAGTACTGGCTGGGCCCGCAGAGCGACGGGGATCCGGGCGGTGTCGACCTGTACATCGGCGGGGTCGAGCACGCGGTGCTGCACCTGCTGTACTCGCGCTTCTGGCAGAAGGTCCTGTTCGACCTGGGCCACGTCAGCGCCGACGAGCCGTACCGGCGCCTGTTCAACCAGGGCATGATCCAGGCCTACGCCTACGTGGACGAGCGCGGTGTCTACGTCGACGCCTCCCAGGTCGTCGAGCGCGGCGGCAAGTACTTCTTCGGTGACCAAGAGGTCAAGCAGGAGTACGGGAAGATGGGCAAGAGCCTGCGCAACGTGGTCACGCCCGACGAGATGTGCGAGACCTACGGCGCCGACACCTTCCGCATGTACGAGATGTCGATGGGCCCGATGGACGTCTCCCGCCCCTGGGCGACCAAGGACGTCGTCGGCGCGCAGCGGTTCCTGCAGCGGCTGTGGCGCAACATCGTCGACGAGGAGACGGGCGAGGTCCGGGTCACCGACGCCGAACCCGACGAGACGACCCTGCGCGCGCTGCACAAGGCGATCGCGGGCGTGCACGAGGACTACTCGAACCTGCGCTACAACACCGCGGGCGCGAAGCTGATCGAGCTGAACAACCACATCACCAAGAACTTCACCGAAGGCTGCCCGCGCGTGGTGGCCGAGGCGATGGTCCAGATGCTGGCGCCGATGTGCCCGCACGTGGCCGAGGAACTGTGGTCGAAGCTGGGCGCCGCCGAGTCGCTGGCGCACGGCCCGTTCCCGACCGCCGACGAGCGCTACCTGGTCGAGGACACGGTCGAATACCCGATCCAGGTCAACGGCAAGGTGCGCGGCCGGATCACGGTGGCCGCGGACGCGAGCCAGGATGACGTGAAGGCGGCGGCGCTGGCGGAGGAGAAGGTCGCGGCCCTGGTCGCGGGCGGAACCCCGCGCAAGGTGATCGTGGTGCCGGGGCGTCTGGTCAACATCGTGCTGTAG
- a CDS encoding SdpI family protein yields MNLAPLVPLIAGLPLLAVGFLGLTERLPRNRFGGVRTPATLRDDDTFRLANKVAGLPTMVAGLVGLIGGVVGLLLSTTAGAMTVAIIATIGLLVITVAAGALGHRAAAAMPEPAPELPAGCAGCQCGGCGVLGKAKTA; encoded by the coding sequence GTGAACCTCGCGCCGCTCGTGCCGCTCATCGCCGGTCTGCCGCTGCTCGCCGTCGGCTTCCTCGGCCTGACCGAGCGGCTGCCGCGCAATCGCTTCGGCGGTGTCCGCACCCCCGCCACCCTGCGCGACGACGACACCTTCCGCCTCGCCAACAAGGTCGCGGGCCTGCCGACGATGGTGGCCGGTCTCGTCGGCCTGATCGGCGGCGTCGTCGGTCTGCTGCTGTCGACCACGGCGGGTGCGATGACGGTGGCGATCATCGCGACCATCGGCCTGCTGGTCATCACCGTCGCCGCGGGCGCCCTCGGCCACCGCGCCGCCGCGGCCATGCCGGAACCCGCTCCCGAACTCCCCGCGGGCTGCGCGGGCTGCCAGTGCGGCGGCTGCGGAGTCCTCGGCAAGGCGAAGACCGCCTAG
- a CDS encoding MFS transporter, translating into MGVRRLLSISDFRRLLLSRFAAQWGDGMLQAGLAGAVLFNPEREADALAIAAGFTALLLPYSLVGPFAGALLDRWDRRNVLVVANALRGLLILVAAVTVAMGADEPVLFTLALIVVGISRFVGSGLSASLPHVVPVRNLVEANALATTLGAVVAVTGAGCAVGLRALVGADDVGSGITTAAATLGSIAAALVAIRFAKGALGPDEVDEPPQTLVAIARGLFDGARAAVRTPTVLAGFVALLAHRAAFGILLLLTVLLVRFRLDTGMAGLGEVAGMVGLGILLAGMTTARIVAKFYRRRTMGAALVVGGVAVVALGMPMTMITTLAAALVLSYAGQIVKLCVDAAVQRDIGDEVRGRVFALYDTLFNVAQVVSVSLAALVVAPDGASPGLFAAAGICYLIGFAGFVTITRITGH; encoded by the coding sequence ATCGGCGTGCGGCGGCTGCTGTCCATTTCCGACTTCCGCCGCCTGCTCCTGAGCCGCTTCGCCGCCCAGTGGGGCGACGGGATGCTGCAGGCCGGTCTCGCGGGCGCCGTCCTGTTCAACCCGGAACGCGAAGCCGACGCCCTCGCCATCGCCGCCGGGTTCACCGCCCTGCTGCTGCCGTACTCGCTCGTCGGACCGTTCGCGGGCGCCCTGCTCGACCGGTGGGACCGGCGCAACGTGCTGGTCGTGGCCAACGCGCTGCGCGGCCTGCTGATCCTGGTGGCGGCCGTGACCGTCGCGATGGGCGCCGACGAGCCGGTGCTCTTCACGCTCGCGCTGATCGTGGTCGGCATCAGCCGGTTCGTCGGGTCGGGACTCTCGGCGTCGCTGCCGCACGTGGTGCCGGTGCGCAACCTGGTCGAGGCGAACGCGCTGGCCACGACCCTCGGCGCGGTCGTCGCCGTGACCGGCGCGGGCTGCGCTGTCGGGTTGCGGGCGCTGGTCGGCGCCGACGACGTCGGCTCCGGGATCACCACCGCCGCCGCCACACTCGGTTCGATCGCCGCCGCGCTGGTCGCCATCCGGTTCGCGAAGGGCGCGCTGGGACCCGACGAGGTCGACGAGCCGCCGCAGACGCTGGTCGCCATCGCGCGGGGGCTGTTCGACGGCGCCCGCGCCGCGGTGCGCACACCGACCGTGCTCGCCGGGTTCGTGGCGCTGCTCGCGCACCGGGCCGCGTTCGGGATCCTGCTGCTGCTGACCGTGCTGCTGGTCCGGTTCCGCCTCGACACCGGGATGGCCGGGCTCGGCGAGGTGGCGGGCATGGTCGGGCTCGGCATTCTGCTCGCCGGGATGACGACCGCCCGGATCGTCGCCAAGTTCTACCGGCGCCGGACCATGGGCGCGGCGCTGGTCGTCGGCGGCGTCGCCGTCGTCGCGCTCGGGATGCCGATGACGATGATCACGACGCTGGCGGCCGCGCTGGTGCTGTCCTACGCGGGCCAGATCGTGAAGCTCTGCGTCGACGCCGCCGTCCAGCGCGACATCGGCGACGAGGTCCGCGGCCGGGTGTTCGCCCTCTACGACACGCTGTTCAACGTCGCGCAGGTCGTCTCGGTGTCGCTCGCGGCGCTGGTCGTCGCGCCGGACGGCGCCTCACCGGGACTGTTCGCCGCCGCCGGGATCTGCTACCTGATCGGCTTCGCCGGCTTCGTCACCATCACCCGAATCACTGGCCACTAG